A section of the Mycteria americana isolate JAX WOST 10 ecotype Jacksonville Zoo and Gardens chromosome 19, USCA_MyAme_1.0, whole genome shotgun sequence genome encodes:
- the NHERF4 gene encoding Na(+)/H(+) exchange regulatory cofactor NHE-RF4 isoform X7 has protein sequence MKQTKGLEGDKKSIIKFEFNPKDGIDNPALSLAEDTDGEGVGEPRFYLLSKGSTETFGFCLHKELGCQGHIIRQVELGGLAQRRGLQDGDRLLQVNGHFVDDMDHCRVVQKIKASGNQVLLAVLDGDSYEAAKALGRDLSQMLPADIRPRLCHITQDKSGFGFSVSGPKGVKGTFQLSVRQDGPAERAGVPPGSWLLELNGASVRSYSHTQLIRKVRAPSTGGWGTRAGNVAERPVFPIQLKQSGSKVTLLVASSAVEEFYRLRGLRVMAALADTSWLPFKVRELHMVKGPAGYGFLLKEDDCSSGATGQFLWDVDAGLPAEQAGMKQGDRLLAVNGESIEGLDHQQTVLRIRARDDQVTLLVIDPASDEFYQSVGLSPLLFFEDSDPASGSCTPSLPSPSGSPGLCHVEVGPKGPGSWLVAAANSIGITQSPHQEEQRRLHQAF, from the exons ATGAAGCAAACAAAAG gaCTTGAGGGTGACAAGAAGTCCATCAT aaaatttgaatttaaCCCCAAAGATGGGATCGACAACCCTGCCTTGTCGCTGGCCGAGGACACAG ATGGCGAGGGCGTGGGGGAGCCCCGCTTCTACCTTCTGAGCAAGGGCAGCACGGAGACCTTCGGCTTCTGCCTCCACAAGGAGCTGGGCTGCCAGGGCCACATCATCCGGCAGGTAGAGCTGGGGGGGCTGGCACAGCGCAgagggctgcaggatggggaCCGGCTCCTCCAGGTCAATGGCCACTTCGTGGATGACATGGACCACTGCAGG GTGGTGCAGAAGATCAAGGCCAGCGGGAACCAGGTCCTCCTGGCAGTGCTGGACGGCGACTCCTATGAAGCAGCCAAAGCTCTGGGCAGGGACCTGTCCCAGATGCTGCCGGCTGACATCCGCCCACGCCTCTGCCACATCACACAGGACAAAAGTGGTTTTGGCTTCAGTGTGTCGGGTCCAAAAG GTGTGAAGGGCACCTTCCAGCTGTCCGTGCGGCAGGATGGGCCAGCGGAGAGAGCAGGGGTGCCACCAGGCTCCTGGCTCCTGGAGCTGAACGGGGCCAGCGTGAGGAGCTACTCACACACGCAGCTCATCCGAAAGGTGCGTGCTCCCAGCACAGGTGGGTGGGGGACCAGAGCTGGCAACGTTGCTGAGCGCCCTGTGTTTCCCATACAGCTTAAGCAGAGCGGCAGCAAGGTGACGTTGCTGGTGGCATCCAGTGCTGTGGAGGAGTTCTACCGCCTGCGGGGCCTGCGGGTCATGGCTGCCTTGGCGGATACCTCCTGGCTCCCCTTCAAGGTCCGGGAGCTGCACATGGTGAAGGGTCCGGCTGGCTACGGGTTTCTGCTTAAAGAGGATGACTGCAGCTCAGGGGCCACAG GGCAGTTCCTGTGGGACGTGGATGCGGGGCTGCCAGCTGAGCAGGCAGGGATGAAGCAAGGGGACCGTCTCCTGGCTGTGAATGGTGAGAGCATTGAGGGGCTGGACCACCAGCAGACGGTGCTCAGGATCCGTGCCCGTGATGACCAGGTGACGCTGCTGGTCATTGACCCTGCCAGTGATGAGTTCTATCAGTCG GTCGGGCTGTCCCCTCTGCTGTTCTTTGAGGACAGCGACCCTGCCTCAGGCTCCTGCAcaccctccctgccctctcccagtGGCTCCCCTGGACTCTGTCATGTAGAGGTGGGACCAAAGGGACCTGGCtcctggctggtggctgctgccaACAGTATAGGGATCACACAG AGCCCTcaccaggaggagcagaggaggctGCACCAGGCGTTCTAG
- the NHERF4 gene encoding Na(+)/H(+) exchange regulatory cofactor NHE-RF4 isoform X2, translating to MAPQPGCAGAPPQLRFCGSWLPVPAACPRRVFPELLAQERCGGQSKRDIPSWLSPRKRRYWSCGSRWPFLRGTGLPTEGLGRVGGRRCCCTNVASPALYHFRKFEFNPKDGIDNPALSLAEDTDGEGVGEPRFYLLSKGSTETFGFCLHKELGCQGHIIRQVELGGLAQRRGLQDGDRLLQVNGHFVDDMDHCRVVQKIKASGNQVLLAVLDGDSYEAAKALGRDLSQMLPADIRPRLCHITQDKSGFGFSVSGPKGVKGTFQLSVRQDGPAERAGVPPGSWLLELNGASVRSYSHTQLIRKLKQSGSKVTLLVASSAVEEFYRLRGLRVMAALADTSWLPFKVRELHMVKGPAGYGFLLKEDDCSSGATGQFLWDVDAGLPAEQAGMKQGDRLLAVNGESIEGLDHQQTVLRIRARDDQVTLLVIDPASDEFYQSVGLSPLLFFEDSDPASGSCTPSLPSPSGSPGLCHVEVGPKGPGSWLVAAANSIGITQSPHQEEQRRLHQAF from the exons ATGGCCCCACAaccgggctgtgctggggcacCTCCTCAGCTGAGGTTCTGTGGGTCATGGCTGCCagtcccagctgcctgccccaggaggGTCTTCCCTGAGTTGTTAGCTCAGGAGAGATGTGGGGGACAGTCCAAGAGGGACATCCCCTCCTGGCTTTCCCCAAGGAAGAGGAGGTACTGGAGCTGTGGCAGCCGCTGGCCCTTTCTGAGAGGAACAGGGCTCCCCACAgaagggctggggagggtggggggaaggcgaTGCTGCTGCACTAATGTGGCCTCTCCTGCCCTTTATCATTtcagaaaatttgaatttaaCCCCAAAGATGGGATCGACAACCCTGCCTTGTCGCTGGCCGAGGACACAG ATGGCGAGGGCGTGGGGGAGCCCCGCTTCTACCTTCTGAGCAAGGGCAGCACGGAGACCTTCGGCTTCTGCCTCCACAAGGAGCTGGGCTGCCAGGGCCACATCATCCGGCAGGTAGAGCTGGGGGGGCTGGCACAGCGCAgagggctgcaggatggggaCCGGCTCCTCCAGGTCAATGGCCACTTCGTGGATGACATGGACCACTGCAGG GTGGTGCAGAAGATCAAGGCCAGCGGGAACCAGGTCCTCCTGGCAGTGCTGGACGGCGACTCCTATGAAGCAGCCAAAGCTCTGGGCAGGGACCTGTCCCAGATGCTGCCGGCTGACATCCGCCCACGCCTCTGCCACATCACACAGGACAAAAGTGGTTTTGGCTTCAGTGTGTCGGGTCCAAAAG GTGTGAAGGGCACCTTCCAGCTGTCCGTGCGGCAGGATGGGCCAGCGGAGAGAGCAGGGGTGCCACCAGGCTCCTGGCTCCTGGAGCTGAACGGGGCCAGCGTGAGGAGCTACTCACACACGCAGCTCATCCGAAAG CTTAAGCAGAGCGGCAGCAAGGTGACGTTGCTGGTGGCATCCAGTGCTGTGGAGGAGTTCTACCGCCTGCGGGGCCTGCGGGTCATGGCTGCCTTGGCGGATACCTCCTGGCTCCCCTTCAAGGTCCGGGAGCTGCACATGGTGAAGGGTCCGGCTGGCTACGGGTTTCTGCTTAAAGAGGATGACTGCAGCTCAGGGGCCACAG GGCAGTTCCTGTGGGACGTGGATGCGGGGCTGCCAGCTGAGCAGGCAGGGATGAAGCAAGGGGACCGTCTCCTGGCTGTGAATGGTGAGAGCATTGAGGGGCTGGACCACCAGCAGACGGTGCTCAGGATCCGTGCCCGTGATGACCAGGTGACGCTGCTGGTCATTGACCCTGCCAGTGATGAGTTCTATCAGTCG GTCGGGCTGTCCCCTCTGCTGTTCTTTGAGGACAGCGACCCTGCCTCAGGCTCCTGCAcaccctccctgccctctcccagtGGCTCCCCTGGACTCTGTCATGTAGAGGTGGGACCAAAGGGACCTGGCtcctggctggtggctgctgccaACAGTATAGGGATCACACAG AGCCCTcaccaggaggagcagaggaggctGCACCAGGCGTTCTAG
- the NHERF4 gene encoding Na(+)/H(+) exchange regulatory cofactor NHE-RF4 isoform X1: MAPQPGCAGAPPQLRFCGSWLPVPAACPRRVFPELLAQERCGGQSKRDIPSWLSPRKRRYWSCGSRWPFLRGTGLPTEGLGRVGGRRCCCTNVASPALYHFRKFEFNPKDGIDNPALSLAEDTDGEGVGEPRFYLLSKGSTETFGFCLHKELGCQGHIIRQVELGGLAQRRGLQDGDRLLQVNGHFVDDMDHCRVVQKIKASGNQVLLAVLDGDSYEAAKALGRDLSQMLPADIRPRLCHITQDKSGFGFSVSGPKGVKGTFQLSVRQDGPAERAGVPPGSWLLELNGASVRSYSHTQLIRKVRAPSTGGWGTRAGNVAERPVFPIQLKQSGSKVTLLVASSAVEEFYRLRGLRVMAALADTSWLPFKVRELHMVKGPAGYGFLLKEDDCSSGATGQFLWDVDAGLPAEQAGMKQGDRLLAVNGESIEGLDHQQTVLRIRARDDQVTLLVIDPASDEFYQSVGLSPLLFFEDSDPASGSCTPSLPSPSGSPGLCHVEVGPKGPGSWLVAAANSIGITQSPHQEEQRRLHQAF; this comes from the exons ATGGCCCCACAaccgggctgtgctggggcacCTCCTCAGCTGAGGTTCTGTGGGTCATGGCTGCCagtcccagctgcctgccccaggaggGTCTTCCCTGAGTTGTTAGCTCAGGAGAGATGTGGGGGACAGTCCAAGAGGGACATCCCCTCCTGGCTTTCCCCAAGGAAGAGGAGGTACTGGAGCTGTGGCAGCCGCTGGCCCTTTCTGAGAGGAACAGGGCTCCCCACAgaagggctggggagggtggggggaaggcgaTGCTGCTGCACTAATGTGGCCTCTCCTGCCCTTTATCATTtcagaaaatttgaatttaaCCCCAAAGATGGGATCGACAACCCTGCCTTGTCGCTGGCCGAGGACACAG ATGGCGAGGGCGTGGGGGAGCCCCGCTTCTACCTTCTGAGCAAGGGCAGCACGGAGACCTTCGGCTTCTGCCTCCACAAGGAGCTGGGCTGCCAGGGCCACATCATCCGGCAGGTAGAGCTGGGGGGGCTGGCACAGCGCAgagggctgcaggatggggaCCGGCTCCTCCAGGTCAATGGCCACTTCGTGGATGACATGGACCACTGCAGG GTGGTGCAGAAGATCAAGGCCAGCGGGAACCAGGTCCTCCTGGCAGTGCTGGACGGCGACTCCTATGAAGCAGCCAAAGCTCTGGGCAGGGACCTGTCCCAGATGCTGCCGGCTGACATCCGCCCACGCCTCTGCCACATCACACAGGACAAAAGTGGTTTTGGCTTCAGTGTGTCGGGTCCAAAAG GTGTGAAGGGCACCTTCCAGCTGTCCGTGCGGCAGGATGGGCCAGCGGAGAGAGCAGGGGTGCCACCAGGCTCCTGGCTCCTGGAGCTGAACGGGGCCAGCGTGAGGAGCTACTCACACACGCAGCTCATCCGAAAGGTGCGTGCTCCCAGCACAGGTGGGTGGGGGACCAGAGCTGGCAACGTTGCTGAGCGCCCTGTGTTTCCCATACAGCTTAAGCAGAGCGGCAGCAAGGTGACGTTGCTGGTGGCATCCAGTGCTGTGGAGGAGTTCTACCGCCTGCGGGGCCTGCGGGTCATGGCTGCCTTGGCGGATACCTCCTGGCTCCCCTTCAAGGTCCGGGAGCTGCACATGGTGAAGGGTCCGGCTGGCTACGGGTTTCTGCTTAAAGAGGATGACTGCAGCTCAGGGGCCACAG GGCAGTTCCTGTGGGACGTGGATGCGGGGCTGCCAGCTGAGCAGGCAGGGATGAAGCAAGGGGACCGTCTCCTGGCTGTGAATGGTGAGAGCATTGAGGGGCTGGACCACCAGCAGACGGTGCTCAGGATCCGTGCCCGTGATGACCAGGTGACGCTGCTGGTCATTGACCCTGCCAGTGATGAGTTCTATCAGTCG GTCGGGCTGTCCCCTCTGCTGTTCTTTGAGGACAGCGACCCTGCCTCAGGCTCCTGCAcaccctccctgccctctcccagtGGCTCCCCTGGACTCTGTCATGTAGAGGTGGGACCAAAGGGACCTGGCtcctggctggtggctgctgccaACAGTATAGGGATCACACAG AGCCCTcaccaggaggagcagaggaggctGCACCAGGCGTTCTAG
- the NHERF4 gene encoding Na(+)/H(+) exchange regulatory cofactor NHE-RF4 isoform X6 — translation MGSSNPPHLAWHAQAANGQALSARESGICSQPPASCTDLSSPSAGLEGDKKSIIKFEFNPKDGIDNPALSLAEDTDGEGVGEPRFYLLSKGSTETFGFCLHKELGCQGHIIRQVELGGLAQRRGLQDGDRLLQVNGHFVDDMDHCRVVQKIKASGNQVLLAVLDGDSYEAAKALGRDLSQMLPADIRPRLCHITQDKSGFGFSVSGPKGVKGTFQLSVRQDGPAERAGVPPGSWLLELNGASVRSYSHTQLIRKLKQSGSKVTLLVASSAVEEFYRLRGLRVMAALADTSWLPFKVRELHMVKGPAGYGFLLKEDDCSSGATGQFLWDVDAGLPAEQAGMKQGDRLLAVNGESIEGLDHQQTVLRIRARDDQVTLLVIDPASDEFYQSVGLSPLLFFEDSDPASGSCTPSLPSPSGSPGLCHVEVGPKGPGSWLVAAANSIGITQSPHQEEQRRLHQAF, via the exons ATGGGCTCGTCAAACCCACCTCACCTGGCATGGCATGCTCAGGCTGCGAATGGACAAGCCCTGAGTGCTCGAGAGAGTGGGATCTGCTCCCAGCCCCCCGCCTCCTGCACtgacctctcctctccctctgcaggaCTTGAGGGTGACAAGAAGTCCATCAT aaaatttgaatttaaCCCCAAAGATGGGATCGACAACCCTGCCTTGTCGCTGGCCGAGGACACAG ATGGCGAGGGCGTGGGGGAGCCCCGCTTCTACCTTCTGAGCAAGGGCAGCACGGAGACCTTCGGCTTCTGCCTCCACAAGGAGCTGGGCTGCCAGGGCCACATCATCCGGCAGGTAGAGCTGGGGGGGCTGGCACAGCGCAgagggctgcaggatggggaCCGGCTCCTCCAGGTCAATGGCCACTTCGTGGATGACATGGACCACTGCAGG GTGGTGCAGAAGATCAAGGCCAGCGGGAACCAGGTCCTCCTGGCAGTGCTGGACGGCGACTCCTATGAAGCAGCCAAAGCTCTGGGCAGGGACCTGTCCCAGATGCTGCCGGCTGACATCCGCCCACGCCTCTGCCACATCACACAGGACAAAAGTGGTTTTGGCTTCAGTGTGTCGGGTCCAAAAG GTGTGAAGGGCACCTTCCAGCTGTCCGTGCGGCAGGATGGGCCAGCGGAGAGAGCAGGGGTGCCACCAGGCTCCTGGCTCCTGGAGCTGAACGGGGCCAGCGTGAGGAGCTACTCACACACGCAGCTCATCCGAAAG CTTAAGCAGAGCGGCAGCAAGGTGACGTTGCTGGTGGCATCCAGTGCTGTGGAGGAGTTCTACCGCCTGCGGGGCCTGCGGGTCATGGCTGCCTTGGCGGATACCTCCTGGCTCCCCTTCAAGGTCCGGGAGCTGCACATGGTGAAGGGTCCGGCTGGCTACGGGTTTCTGCTTAAAGAGGATGACTGCAGCTCAGGGGCCACAG GGCAGTTCCTGTGGGACGTGGATGCGGGGCTGCCAGCTGAGCAGGCAGGGATGAAGCAAGGGGACCGTCTCCTGGCTGTGAATGGTGAGAGCATTGAGGGGCTGGACCACCAGCAGACGGTGCTCAGGATCCGTGCCCGTGATGACCAGGTGACGCTGCTGGTCATTGACCCTGCCAGTGATGAGTTCTATCAGTCG GTCGGGCTGTCCCCTCTGCTGTTCTTTGAGGACAGCGACCCTGCCTCAGGCTCCTGCAcaccctccctgccctctcccagtGGCTCCCCTGGACTCTGTCATGTAGAGGTGGGACCAAAGGGACCTGGCtcctggctggtggctgctgccaACAGTATAGGGATCACACAG AGCCCTcaccaggaggagcagaggaggctGCACCAGGCGTTCTAG
- the NHERF4 gene encoding Na(+)/H(+) exchange regulatory cofactor NHE-RF4 isoform X5, with protein MAPQPGCAGAPPQLRFCGSWLPVPAACPRRVFPELLAQERCGGQSKRDIPSWLSPRKRRYWSCGSRWPFLRGTGLPTEGLGRVGGRRCCCTNVASPALYHFRKFEFNPKDGIDNPALSLAEDTDGEGVGEPRFYLLSKGSTETFGFCLHKELGCQGHIIRQVELGGLAQRRGLQDGDRLLQVNGHFVDDMDHCRVVQKIKASGNQVLLAVLDGDSYEAAKALGRDLSQMLPADIRPRLCHITQDKSGFGFSVSGPKGVKGTFQLSVRQDGPAERAGVPPGSWLLELNGASVRSYSHTQLIRKVRAPSTGGWGTRAGNVAERPVFPIQLKQSGSKVTLLVASSAVEEFYRLRGLRVMAALADTSWLPFKVRELHMVKGPAGYGFLLKEDDCSSGATGQFLWDVDAGLPAEQAGMKQGDRLLAVNGESIEGLDHQQTVLRIRARDDQVTLLVIDPASDEFYQSSPHQEEQRRLHQAF; from the exons ATGGCCCCACAaccgggctgtgctggggcacCTCCTCAGCTGAGGTTCTGTGGGTCATGGCTGCCagtcccagctgcctgccccaggaggGTCTTCCCTGAGTTGTTAGCTCAGGAGAGATGTGGGGGACAGTCCAAGAGGGACATCCCCTCCTGGCTTTCCCCAAGGAAGAGGAGGTACTGGAGCTGTGGCAGCCGCTGGCCCTTTCTGAGAGGAACAGGGCTCCCCACAgaagggctggggagggtggggggaaggcgaTGCTGCTGCACTAATGTGGCCTCTCCTGCCCTTTATCATTtcagaaaatttgaatttaaCCCCAAAGATGGGATCGACAACCCTGCCTTGTCGCTGGCCGAGGACACAG ATGGCGAGGGCGTGGGGGAGCCCCGCTTCTACCTTCTGAGCAAGGGCAGCACGGAGACCTTCGGCTTCTGCCTCCACAAGGAGCTGGGCTGCCAGGGCCACATCATCCGGCAGGTAGAGCTGGGGGGGCTGGCACAGCGCAgagggctgcaggatggggaCCGGCTCCTCCAGGTCAATGGCCACTTCGTGGATGACATGGACCACTGCAGG GTGGTGCAGAAGATCAAGGCCAGCGGGAACCAGGTCCTCCTGGCAGTGCTGGACGGCGACTCCTATGAAGCAGCCAAAGCTCTGGGCAGGGACCTGTCCCAGATGCTGCCGGCTGACATCCGCCCACGCCTCTGCCACATCACACAGGACAAAAGTGGTTTTGGCTTCAGTGTGTCGGGTCCAAAAG GTGTGAAGGGCACCTTCCAGCTGTCCGTGCGGCAGGATGGGCCAGCGGAGAGAGCAGGGGTGCCACCAGGCTCCTGGCTCCTGGAGCTGAACGGGGCCAGCGTGAGGAGCTACTCACACACGCAGCTCATCCGAAAGGTGCGTGCTCCCAGCACAGGTGGGTGGGGGACCAGAGCTGGCAACGTTGCTGAGCGCCCTGTGTTTCCCATACAGCTTAAGCAGAGCGGCAGCAAGGTGACGTTGCTGGTGGCATCCAGTGCTGTGGAGGAGTTCTACCGCCTGCGGGGCCTGCGGGTCATGGCTGCCTTGGCGGATACCTCCTGGCTCCCCTTCAAGGTCCGGGAGCTGCACATGGTGAAGGGTCCGGCTGGCTACGGGTTTCTGCTTAAAGAGGATGACTGCAGCTCAGGGGCCACAG GGCAGTTCCTGTGGGACGTGGATGCGGGGCTGCCAGCTGAGCAGGCAGGGATGAAGCAAGGGGACCGTCTCCTGGCTGTGAATGGTGAGAGCATTGAGGGGCTGGACCACCAGCAGACGGTGCTCAGGATCCGTGCCCGTGATGACCAGGTGACGCTGCTGGTCATTGACCCTGCCAGTGATGAGTTCTATCAGTCG AGCCCTcaccaggaggagcagaggaggctGCACCAGGCGTTCTAG
- the NHERF4 gene encoding Na(+)/H(+) exchange regulatory cofactor NHE-RF4 isoform X8 — protein sequence MKQTKGLEGDKKSIIKFEFNPKDGIDNPALSLAEDTDGEGVGEPRFYLLSKGSTETFGFCLHKELGCQGHIIRQVELGGLAQRRGLQDGDRLLQVNGHFVDDMDHCRVVQKIKASGNQVLLAVLDGDSYEAAKALGRDLSQMLPADIRPRLCHITQDKSGFGFSVSGPKGVKGTFQLSVRQDGPAERAGVPPGSWLLELNGASVRSYSHTQLIRKLKQSGSKVTLLVASSAVEEFYRLRGLRVMAALADTSWLPFKVRELHMVKGPAGYGFLLKEDDCSSGATGQFLWDVDAGLPAEQAGMKQGDRLLAVNGESIEGLDHQQTVLRIRARDDQVTLLVIDPASDEFYQSVGLSPLLFFEDSDPASGSCTPSLPSPSGSPGLCHVEVGPKGPGSWLVAAANSIGITQSPHQEEQRRLHQAF from the exons ATGAAGCAAACAAAAG gaCTTGAGGGTGACAAGAAGTCCATCAT aaaatttgaatttaaCCCCAAAGATGGGATCGACAACCCTGCCTTGTCGCTGGCCGAGGACACAG ATGGCGAGGGCGTGGGGGAGCCCCGCTTCTACCTTCTGAGCAAGGGCAGCACGGAGACCTTCGGCTTCTGCCTCCACAAGGAGCTGGGCTGCCAGGGCCACATCATCCGGCAGGTAGAGCTGGGGGGGCTGGCACAGCGCAgagggctgcaggatggggaCCGGCTCCTCCAGGTCAATGGCCACTTCGTGGATGACATGGACCACTGCAGG GTGGTGCAGAAGATCAAGGCCAGCGGGAACCAGGTCCTCCTGGCAGTGCTGGACGGCGACTCCTATGAAGCAGCCAAAGCTCTGGGCAGGGACCTGTCCCAGATGCTGCCGGCTGACATCCGCCCACGCCTCTGCCACATCACACAGGACAAAAGTGGTTTTGGCTTCAGTGTGTCGGGTCCAAAAG GTGTGAAGGGCACCTTCCAGCTGTCCGTGCGGCAGGATGGGCCAGCGGAGAGAGCAGGGGTGCCACCAGGCTCCTGGCTCCTGGAGCTGAACGGGGCCAGCGTGAGGAGCTACTCACACACGCAGCTCATCCGAAAG CTTAAGCAGAGCGGCAGCAAGGTGACGTTGCTGGTGGCATCCAGTGCTGTGGAGGAGTTCTACCGCCTGCGGGGCCTGCGGGTCATGGCTGCCTTGGCGGATACCTCCTGGCTCCCCTTCAAGGTCCGGGAGCTGCACATGGTGAAGGGTCCGGCTGGCTACGGGTTTCTGCTTAAAGAGGATGACTGCAGCTCAGGGGCCACAG GGCAGTTCCTGTGGGACGTGGATGCGGGGCTGCCAGCTGAGCAGGCAGGGATGAAGCAAGGGGACCGTCTCCTGGCTGTGAATGGTGAGAGCATTGAGGGGCTGGACCACCAGCAGACGGTGCTCAGGATCCGTGCCCGTGATGACCAGGTGACGCTGCTGGTCATTGACCCTGCCAGTGATGAGTTCTATCAGTCG GTCGGGCTGTCCCCTCTGCTGTTCTTTGAGGACAGCGACCCTGCCTCAGGCTCCTGCAcaccctccctgccctctcccagtGGCTCCCCTGGACTCTGTCATGTAGAGGTGGGACCAAAGGGACCTGGCtcctggctggtggctgctgccaACAGTATAGGGATCACACAG AGCCCTcaccaggaggagcagaggaggctGCACCAGGCGTTCTAG
- the NHERF4 gene encoding Na(+)/H(+) exchange regulatory cofactor NHE-RF4 isoform X3, producing the protein MGSSNPPHLAWHAQAANGQALSARESGICSQPPASCTDLSSPSAGLEGDKKSIIKFEFNPKDGIDNPALSLAEDTDGEGVGEPRFYLLSKGSTETFGFCLHKELGCQGHIIRQVELGGLAQRRGLQDGDRLLQVNGHFVDDMDHCRVVQKIKASGNQVLLAVLDGDSYEAAKALGRDLSQMLPADIRPRLCHITQDKSGFGFSVSGPKGVKGTFQLSVRQDGPAERAGVPPGSWLLELNGASVRSYSHTQLIRKVRAPSTGGWGTRAGNVAERPVFPIQLKQSGSKVTLLVASSAVEEFYRLRGLRVMAALADTSWLPFKVRELHMVKGPAGYGFLLKEDDCSSGATGQFLWDVDAGLPAEQAGMKQGDRLLAVNGESIEGLDHQQTVLRIRARDDQVTLLVIDPASDEFYQSVGLSPLLFFEDSDPASGSCTPSLPSPSGSPGLCHVEVGPKGPGSWLVAAANSIGITQSPHQEEQRRLHQAF; encoded by the exons ATGGGCTCGTCAAACCCACCTCACCTGGCATGGCATGCTCAGGCTGCGAATGGACAAGCCCTGAGTGCTCGAGAGAGTGGGATCTGCTCCCAGCCCCCCGCCTCCTGCACtgacctctcctctccctctgcaggaCTTGAGGGTGACAAGAAGTCCATCAT aaaatttgaatttaaCCCCAAAGATGGGATCGACAACCCTGCCTTGTCGCTGGCCGAGGACACAG ATGGCGAGGGCGTGGGGGAGCCCCGCTTCTACCTTCTGAGCAAGGGCAGCACGGAGACCTTCGGCTTCTGCCTCCACAAGGAGCTGGGCTGCCAGGGCCACATCATCCGGCAGGTAGAGCTGGGGGGGCTGGCACAGCGCAgagggctgcaggatggggaCCGGCTCCTCCAGGTCAATGGCCACTTCGTGGATGACATGGACCACTGCAGG GTGGTGCAGAAGATCAAGGCCAGCGGGAACCAGGTCCTCCTGGCAGTGCTGGACGGCGACTCCTATGAAGCAGCCAAAGCTCTGGGCAGGGACCTGTCCCAGATGCTGCCGGCTGACATCCGCCCACGCCTCTGCCACATCACACAGGACAAAAGTGGTTTTGGCTTCAGTGTGTCGGGTCCAAAAG GTGTGAAGGGCACCTTCCAGCTGTCCGTGCGGCAGGATGGGCCAGCGGAGAGAGCAGGGGTGCCACCAGGCTCCTGGCTCCTGGAGCTGAACGGGGCCAGCGTGAGGAGCTACTCACACACGCAGCTCATCCGAAAGGTGCGTGCTCCCAGCACAGGTGGGTGGGGGACCAGAGCTGGCAACGTTGCTGAGCGCCCTGTGTTTCCCATACAGCTTAAGCAGAGCGGCAGCAAGGTGACGTTGCTGGTGGCATCCAGTGCTGTGGAGGAGTTCTACCGCCTGCGGGGCCTGCGGGTCATGGCTGCCTTGGCGGATACCTCCTGGCTCCCCTTCAAGGTCCGGGAGCTGCACATGGTGAAGGGTCCGGCTGGCTACGGGTTTCTGCTTAAAGAGGATGACTGCAGCTCAGGGGCCACAG GGCAGTTCCTGTGGGACGTGGATGCGGGGCTGCCAGCTGAGCAGGCAGGGATGAAGCAAGGGGACCGTCTCCTGGCTGTGAATGGTGAGAGCATTGAGGGGCTGGACCACCAGCAGACGGTGCTCAGGATCCGTGCCCGTGATGACCAGGTGACGCTGCTGGTCATTGACCCTGCCAGTGATGAGTTCTATCAGTCG GTCGGGCTGTCCCCTCTGCTGTTCTTTGAGGACAGCGACCCTGCCTCAGGCTCCTGCAcaccctccctgccctctcccagtGGCTCCCCTGGACTCTGTCATGTAGAGGTGGGACCAAAGGGACCTGGCtcctggctggtggctgctgccaACAGTATAGGGATCACACAG AGCCCTcaccaggaggagcagaggaggctGCACCAGGCGTTCTAG